From the genome of Ananas comosus cultivar F153 linkage group 18, ASM154086v1, whole genome shotgun sequence, one region includes:
- the LOC109723772 gene encoding vegetative cell wall protein gp1-like gives MLITVSDVPTLLDISDSVAANVAGSLGGVDKLLEPASAASEKIKQEIIVQAGLLLAEAREVGGDDPVADPPEAADAGSNSSPTPPRLPATFAAAELKMSRRVGTVPTVTSMDSTRTLLLLLLLLLLLLCWSAMAAEEEQRDLMREPDEIHPKRYSITGERRAAAGAAAAAAAFPSLCSEVSMEAKKAVGEEGPDPNPCAVAPHAKWSAWRCSRSPRRRRDRRKRRSPPTSSPPSPASLPATPASSPTTSPTSSPPASSPPSPPSPQNPNPSSEPSPTTTTSRRRRRGRQPKNAAAAAPAEAEAEAVPAVEAAEPSLRTLAHPYPNPNPNPSSEPSLTTSSNRRRRGRRPKNATAAAPAPPPPPPLPAEAELVPAGTETATAVEAAELSLRTLAHPYPNPNPNPSSEPSLTTSSSRRRRGRQPKNAAAAAPAPPPPPPPPLPAEAEVVPAGTETATETATAVEAAELSLRTLAHPYPNPNPNPSSEPSLTSCSSRRRRGRPPKNAVAAAPTETATAVEAPVRRGRGRPRKRAAVAAGGLHCGQGK, from the exons ATGCTCATCACCGTCAGCGACGTGCCCACCCTCCTCGACATCTCCGACTCGGTCGCTGCGAACGTCGCTGGCAGCCTCGGCGGCGTCGACAAGCTGTTGGAGCCTGCGTCCGCAGCTTCGG AGAAGATCAAACAAGAAATTATTGTACAGGCGGGACTGCTGCTTGCGGAGGCGCGCGAGGTGGGCGGTGATGACCCAGTCGCAGATCCACCCGAAGCTGCGGACGCGGGCTCCAACAGCTCGCCGACGCCGCCGAGGCTGCCGGCGACGTTCGCAGCGGCCGAGTTGAAGATGTCAAGGAGGGTGGGCACAGTGCCGACGGTGACGAGCATGGATAGCACACGgacgttgttgttgttgttgttgttgttgttgttgttgttgtgttggTCGGCAATGGCAGCAGAGGAGGAGCAGAGGGATTTGATGAGGGAG CCGGATGAAATTCACCCAAAAAGGTACTCAATCACAGGAGAAAGAAgagcagcagcaggagcagcagcagcggcagcagcttTCCCCTCACTGTGCTCTGAAGTCTCAATGGAGGCGAAGAAAGCAGTAGGAGAAGAAGGCCCCGACCCGAACCCCTGCGCCGTGGCTCCGCATGCAAA ATGGTCCGCGTGGCGCTGCTCGCGctcgccgaggaggaggagggatcgACGGAAGCGGCGATCTCCGCCTACATCGTCTCCGCCTTCTCCGGCCTCCCTCCCGGCCACGCCAGCCTCCTCCCCTACTACCTCACCGACCTCCTCTCCTCCGGCTTCCTCGCCCCCCTCTCCCCCTtccccccaaaaccctaaccctagctcagAACCCTcgcccaccaccaccaccagccgccgccgccgccgcgggaggCAGCCGAAGAACGCCGCCGCGGCTGcgccggcggaggcggaggcggaggcagtGCCGGCGGTGGAGGCAGCAGAACCCTCGCTCAGAACCCTCGCTCACCcttaccctaaccctaaccctaaccctagctcagAACCCTCGCTCACCACCAGCAgcaaccgccgccgccgcgggaggCGGCCGAAGAACGCCACCGCGGCTGCGccggcgcctccgccgccgccgccgctgccggcGGAGGCGGAGTTAGTGCCGGCGGGGACTGagacggcgacggcggtggaGGCAGCAGAACTCTCGCTCAGAACCCTCGCTCACCcttaccctaaccctaaccctaaccctagctcagAACCCTCGCTCACCACCagcagcagccgccgccgccgcgggaggCAGCCGAAGAACGCCGCCGCGGCTGCGccggcgcctccgccgccgccgccgccgccgctgccggcggaggcggaggtagTGCCGGCGGGGACGgagacggcgacggagacggcgacggcggtggaGGCAGCAGAACTCTCGCTCAGAACCCTCGCTCACCcttaccctaaccctaatcctaacccAAGCTCAGAACCCTCGCTCACCAGCTgcagcagccgccgccgccgcggaagGCCGCCGAAGAACGCCGTCGCCGCTGCGCCGACGGagacggcgacggcggtggaGGCGCCGGTCCGCCGCGGCAGAGGAAGGCCCCGGAAGCGCGCCGCCGTTGCCGCGGGAGGTCTCCATTGCGGTCAAggaaaataa
- the LOC109724402 gene encoding integrator complex subunit 9, which yields MKLTCLSHGRGGVHRPPCHVLELSGLRILLECPLDLSAIAIFAPVPSSSPSSSGDLVAAPPWYKAVAAHHLFDPCLLDAVVVSSPAAMLGLPFLARNPNFSAKIYATEVTARIGGLMMEELVAMHSEFVRYYGLEKRQGRPDWMKWEELERLPIELRNVVMGEEGEELGCWMPQYSAAEVKECMQKVVPLKYAEEVCFNGAIILKAFSSGLEIGSSNWMISSPRRSITYLSSSIFESGHAMGFDYHSLQGNDLILFSDLSSMNSTDYDTKPDECNSPPLRTDNDNEDHIIKSLSGNDENLEEIEKISFICSCIVDSLKAGGSVLIPIGRLGILLQLLEYISRALDNSNLKVPIFMVSATAEETLSFTNAIPEWLCKERQEKLFLGEALFGHAELIKEGKLCVFPLLYERELLMAWQEPCIVFSPHWSLRFGSVVQLLNRWHSDHNSLLILEQEVDAEMALLPFKTLAMKVLQCSFLSGLKMQKVQPLLELLRPKLVLFPEVLRPHCPIKEGGSFAFLYYSENVRLRVPNSRKGFEVQLATELAFQLEPRRLLEGSMAIARLQGRLLLSKGKYLLVSGKKPLKQSNEQMLLWGSVDPARLILALEERGIVGSICDDDKAADGYWFIQVSKPEEGLIKSSASETVISCDDERTSALIFEALCSVCDGI from the exons atgAAActg ACGTGCCTTAGCCATGGCCGCGGCGGCGTCCACCGCCCCCCATGCCACGTCCTGGAGCTCAGTGGCCTCCGCATCCTCCTCGAGTGCCCCCTCGACCTCTCCGCCATCGCCATATTCGCCCCAGTAccctcctcctcgccctcctcctccggcgaccTCGTCGCAGCTCCGCCGTGGTACAAGGCCGTCGCCGCCCACCACCTGTTCGACCCCTGTCTCCTCGACGCCGTCGTCgtctcctcccccgccgccaTGCTCGGCCTCCCCTTCCTCGcccgaaaccctaatttctccGCGAAG ATATATGCTACGGAGGTGACTGCAAGGATTGGAGGGCTGATGATGGAGGAGCTGGTTGCAATGCACTCTGAGTTTGTGAGGTATTATGGGTTGGAGAAGAGGCAGGGGAGGCCGGATTGGATGAAGTGGGAGGAGCTTGAAAGGCTTCCAATCGAATTGAGGAACGTTGTTATGGGGGAAGAGGGGGAGGAGTTGGGTTGCTGGATGCCTCAGTACAG TGCAGCGGAAGTAAAGGAATGTATGCAGAAAGTAGTGCCTCTGAAGTATGCGGAAGAAGTTTGCTTTAATGGCGCCATAATACTGAAGGCTTTCAGTTCAGGCTTGGAGATTGGAAGTTCAAATTGGATGATAAGCAGTCCGCGAAGAAGCATAACATATTTGTCCAGCTCCATATTTGAGTCTGGTCATGCCATGGGTTTTGACTACCACTCTCTACAGGGGAACGATTTGATTCTATTTTCTGATCTCTCATCTATGAATAGCACCGATTATGACACTAAACCAGACGAGTGCAATTCTCCCCCTTTGAG GACGGATAATGATAACGAGGATCATATTATTAAAAGCTTAAGTGGCAATGATGAAAATCTAGAGGAGATTGAGAAGATCAGTTTCATATGCTCATGCATTGTGGATTCCTTGAAAGCTGGAGGTAGTGTCCTGATCCCAATAGGTCGACTTGGTATACTTCTTCAACTTTTGGAGTATATCTCTCGTGCTCTAGACAATTCTAATCTGAAG GTGCCCATATTTATGGTTTCTGCGACAGCAGAGGAGACATTATCATTTACTAATGCTATCCCAGAATGGCTTTGTAAAGAACGTCAAGAAAAG CTTTTCTTAGGCGAAGCATTGTTTGGACATGCGGAGCTCATCAAAGAGGGAAAGCTTTGTGTGTTTCCACTGCTGTATGAAAGAGAGTTATT GATGGCGTGGCAAGAACCGTGCATCGTATTCTCTCCTCATTGGAGTCTAAGGTTTGGTTCGGTTGTTCAGTTGCTTAATCGTTGGCATTCCGACCACAATTCACTACTTATTCTAGAG CAAGAAGTTGATGCTGAAATGGCTCTTTTGCCCTTCAAGACATTGGCAATGAAGGTTCTCCaatgttcttttctttctggGTTGAA GATGCAGAAAGTTCAACCATTGCTGGAACTGCTACGGCCAAAGCTCGTTCTG TTCCCCGAAGTTCTGAGACCTCACTGCCCTATAAAAGAAGGCGGCTCATTCGCGTTCTTATACTATTCCGAGAACGTGCGGTTACGAGTACCAAACTCGAGAAAAGGCTTTGAAGTTCAACTGGCAACCGAGCTAGCATTTCAGCTTGAACCCAGAAGATTACTGGAAGGTAGTATGGCCATCGCCAGATTGCAAGGGAGGCTTCTCCTGAGCAAAGGGAAGTATCTCCTCGTCTCTGGAAAGAAGCCGCTGAAACAATCAAACGAACAGATGCTCCTCTGGGGTTCTGTTGATCCCGCTCGACTAATTCTAGCCCTAGAAGAGAGAGGGATAGTTGGTTCTATCTGTGACGACGATAAAGCCGCGGATGGTTATTGGTTCATTCAGGTCTCTAAGCCAGAAGAGGGGCTAATTAAGAGCAGTGCGAGTGAGACCGTAATCTCTTGCGACGACGAAAGGACGTCTGCCCTAATATTTGAAGCTCTTTGTAGTGTTTGTGATGGAATTTAA
- the LOC109724075 gene encoding F-box protein SKIP5, which yields MAKRKGWVAPSNSPINSLDDGCLMHIFSFLSPIPDRYNTALVCHRWCFLACHPRLWLRVERPIKGVAEPGVFLNLEAAISAARPGDTILIAAGGNHVACNIQIKKPLCLIGGGELPDETVLTCSRGSDSALEFLSTCKIANLTIRAELGCCLLHRSGRLTIEGCVLQCEENPLDYLSFPIVSTATAYPSLKKGQQDEHGLTVARTRIEGGAKAVSTNGTLALQHVRAIYSRTSIFFWFEVGVVVDK from the exons ATGGCGAAGCGGAAGGGTTGGGTGGCGCCGTCCAATTCGCCTATAAATAGCTTGGACGATGGTTGCCTCATGCACATCTTCAGCTTCCTCAGCCCCATCCCCG ATAGGTATAACACCGCCCTCGTTTGCCACAGATGGTGTTTTCTGGCCTGCCACCCTCGACTATGGCTTCGTGTGGAGAGGCCTATCAAAGGTGTTGCTGAGCCTGGAGTCTTTCTGAATCTCGAGGCCGCTATATCTGCTGCAAG GCCCGGCGACACCATTCTGATTGCTGCTGGTGGTAACCATGTTGCCTGCAACATCCAGATAAAAAAGCCTCTCTGCCTT ATAGGTGGAGGTGAACTGCCTGATGAAACTGTTCTAACTTGTTCTCGTGGCTCAGACAG CGCTTTGGAGTTCCTTTCAACCTGCAAAATCGCGAACCTGACGATCAGGGCTGAACTAGGATGCTGCCTTCTTCATCGCAGCGGTCGGCTGACCATTGAAGGGTGCGTGCTGCAGTGCGAGGAGAACCCGCTGGATTACCTCTCCTTCCCGATTGTGAGTACCGCCACCGCATACCCTTCCCTAAAAAAGGGCCAGCAAGACGAGCACGGACTCACGGTCGCGCGCACGAGGATCGAGGGGGGCGCGAAGGCTGTCTCGACCAACGGGACTTTGGCGCTGCAGCACGTGCGCGCCATCTACTCGCGCACCTCCATCTTCTTCTGGTTTGAAGTTGGCGTAGTggtagataaataa
- the LOC109724076 gene encoding mitochondrial fission 1 protein A-like, translated as MDAAIGKFCDSVGSFFSGGDNLPWCDRDIIAGCEKEVAEAGNEEQKAESLMRLSWALVHSRQPDDVNRGIGMLEASLDSSSSPLQTREKLYLLAVGYYRNGDYARSRQLLERCLEIAPDWRQALTLQKVVEDKIARDGLIGMGITATAFGVVGLLVGGIVAAASRKK; from the exons ATGGACGCGGCGATCGGCAAGTTCTGCGACTCCGTCGGGTCCTTCTTCAGCGGCGGCGACAACCTCCCATGGTGCGACCGCGACATCATCGCC GGTTGTGAGAAAGAGGTTGCTGAGGCTGGGAATGAAGAACAAAAGGCTGAAAGCCTTATGAGGTTATCTTGGGCCCTCGTTCACTCTAGACAACCCGATGATGTGAATCGTGGAATAGGGATGCTTGAAG CTTCTCTGGATAGTTCTAGCAGCCCATTGCAAACACGGGAAAAACTATATTTGTTAGCTGTTGGGTACTATAGAAACGGGGATTATGCAAGGAGTCGTCAGCTTTTGGAGCGGTGTTTGGAG ATTGCACCTGATTGGAGGCAGGCACTGACTTTGCAAAAGGTAGTGGAAGATAAAATTGCAAGAG ACGGTTTGATTGGCATGGGCATTACTGCTACTGCTTTTGGAGTGGTGGGCCTTCTAGTCGGAGGGATTGTTGCCGCCGCATCTCGCAAGAAgtga